AACTGGCCCCATTCCATCCATATATTTTTTTGTTTATCATCAAGGCATCGGTAGATCCGGTAACTGATGCATTCCGGGAACTCCATGAATAAGGCTCTTAATTGATGGGCCGTATCAATATATTCCGATTCTTTTTCCGGAGAAACTTTATAATACGTAAAAATTTCACATGTCATAGCGGATAAGTTTTTTTTGTTTTAACGTTGTAATGGTATCCGATCCGGTCAGAAACATCACGAGACATAATTCTTTTTTTAAAAAATCGATTTCGTCTGATAATCCTTTTATGCCATCGTTCATTAATTTTTTTAATAACGGTCTGGCCATTCCAGCCATCGATGCACCGAGAGCGAGCGATTTGGCTATATCGACTCCGTCTTTAATGCCGCCGGAAGCGATAATGAAAAGATCGCGGATTTTAGACGTTTCAACAATACAGTCGGCAGTCGGAATTCCCCAATTCCAAAATTTTTTTGCAAGCCGTTGGACGTGAGTGGTTTTTTCACCCGGCCGCTTTCTGAATGATTCCACCGCCGACCACGACGTACCGCCGGCGCCCGAAACGTCAATATACCGGACTCCAGAATTGTACAATCGTTGAGCTACTTCAGAGGAAATGCCGGCGCCGGTTTCTTTTACAATGACTGGAATATTCAGACGCAAAACCAATTGTTCAATACCGGACAATACGCCTTTAAAATTTAAATCGCCTTCGTATTGCACGGCTTCCTGAAGTGCATTGAGGTGAACAGCGATTGCATTCGCTTCAATTATATCAAGTATCTTACGAAGATTTTGTTCATGGA
The window above is part of the bacterium genome. Proteins encoded here:
- a CDS encoding antibiotic biosynthesis monooxygenase translates to MTCEIFTYYKVSPEKESEYIDTAHQLRALFMEFPECISYRIYRCLDDKQKNIWMEWGQFTSHEDFENIFQQILTSDIFKKTVVFIAGGIESRKTEIFTEA
- the fni gene encoding type 2 isopentenyl-diphosphate Delta-isomerase, producing the protein MKKKKKSPSRSSLTVNRKKEHVEISLDKDVAHHNKTAGFERYEFVHNALPELHLKDIDPSVDFLNRRLSIPLLITGMTGGYDGAVKINAGLAEVCESMKIAMGVGSQRQLIEDDSQIESYRIARKKAPTIPIIGNIGAAQIAKGIHEQNLRKILDIIEANAIAVHLNALQEAVQYEGDLNFKGVLSGIEQLVLRLNIPVIVKETGAGISSEVAQRLYNSGVRYIDVSGAGGTSWSAVESFRKRPGEKTTHVQRLAKKFWNWGIPTADCIVETSKIRDLFIIASGGIKDGVDIAKSLALGASMAGMARPLLKKLMNDGIKGLSDEIDFLKKELCLVMFLTGSDTITTLKQKKLIRYDM